A genomic stretch from Telopea speciosissima isolate NSW1024214 ecotype Mountain lineage chromosome 7, Tspe_v1, whole genome shotgun sequence includes:
- the LOC122667784 gene encoding pentatricopeptide repeat-containing protein At1g20230-like, with product MATAAAPAFLHPNLETTHKVGSPTFPCFFLPRKKWRILASTVTVYENTPRTLNTYGSNCENFIEFSSIPKNGMLDNASALLQSVDLSNPDECSEAYALLLQNCRKFDALELGFQIHARMIVSGVDFCVFLSSQLLEFYCKVGCLDIARLLFDKMTERNVFSWTAIIGLYCRLGYYEETIRLFYLMIDEGVRPDHFIFPKVFKACSELTDYRVGKDVYDYMLSIGFEGNPFVKRSLVDMFIKCGKMDFARRLFKEFEVKDVVMWNIMVSGYATKGDFRQALKCIKEMETEGVKPNQVTWNSIIAAYAQNGLFEEASDWFFKLQSSDNFKPNVVSWTALIAGNVQNDCSSRALQIFRQMVNDGVEPNSITIASVVSACTNLSLSRHGKEIHAYCIKSDGLDSDVLVSNSLVDFYAKCRALEVARKKFNRIKQKDVVSWNAMLAGYALRGFREEAVELLKEMESQGIEPDIVTWNGLITGYTQFGDGKTALEFFYKMYETGIYPNITTISGALAACAHVKELRLGKEIHSFVMRNEFEMSTGVGSALISMYSGCDQLELACSVFNELTTRDVVIWNAIIAACAQKGQGISALNMLRDMQLRNVEPNMVTMVSVLPACARLAALRQGKEIHQFIIRHELDACNFIWNALIDMYCRCGSIKTARRVFDMMPQRDLVSWNVMIAGYGMHGFGMDAVNLFRHLRVTGLKPNHYTFTNLLSACSHSGLIDEGWEYFEMMKSEYSLEPAVEQYACIVDLLARAGQFDETMTFIKEMPLEPNSAVWGSLLGACRIHCNPELAEYAAGFLLELEPQNSGNYILLANIYSAAGRWEDAARIRRLMRERGVTKPPGCSWIEVKHRVHSFIVGDTTHPLMDVILAKMDSLYAEIKEIGYVPDTNFVLQDLEEDEKEYSLCGHSEKLAIAFGLISTQPGIPLRIIKNLRVCGDCHSATKFISKVTGREIIMRDCYRFHHFVNGVCTCGDYW from the coding sequence ATGGCAACCGCCGCAGCACCAGCtttccttcatcccaatctGGAAACAACCCACAAGGTGGGCTCCCCAACCTTCCcttgtttctttcttccaaGAAAAAAATGGCGTATTTTAGCTTCGACAGTTACAGTTTATGAAAACACTCCCAGAACGTTGAATACCTACGGTAGCAACTGTGAGAATTTCATAGAATTCagttcaattcccaaaaatggGATGTTGGATAATGCTTCTGCGTTGCTTCAATCCGTGGATTTAAGCAACCCCGATGAGTGTTCTGAAGCTTATGCTTTACTACTCCAAAATTGTCGAAAATTCGATGCTCTTGAATTGGGTTTTCAAATTCATGCCCGTATGATTGTTTCTGGGGTGGACTTctgtgtttttctttctagCCAACTTCTTGAATTCTATTGCAAAGTTGGTTGTCTTGACATTGCAAGACTGTTGTTTGATAAAATGACGGAGCGAAATGTTTTTAGTTGGACAGCAATAATAGGGTTGTACTGCAGGTTAGGCTATTATGAAGAGACTATTAGGTTGTTCTATTTAATGATTGACGAAGGGGTTCGGCCCGATCACTTTATCTTTCCTAAGGTTTTCAAAGCATGTTCAGAGTTGACGGACTATCGAGTTGGGAAAGATGTTTATGATTACATGCTGAGTATTGGTTTTGAGGGAAATCCTTTTGTGAAAAGATCTCTTGTTGATATGTTTATAAAATGTGGCAAGATGGATTTTGCAAGGCGGTTATTTAAAGAGTTTGAAGTTAAGGATGTTGTGATGTGGAACATAATGGTTTCAGGTTATGCCACCAAAGGGGATTTCAGGCAGGCTTTAAAATGTATTAAAGAGATGGAGACTGAGGGTGTAAAGCCCAATCAGGTGACATGGAATTCGATTATTGCGGCATATGCCCAAAATGGGCTATTCGAGGAGGCTTCAGATTGGTTTTTCAAGTTGCAGAGTTCAGATAATTTTAAGCCAAATGTTGTGTCTTGGACTGCTTTGATTGCTGGAAATGTACAAAATGATTGTTCTTCTCGAGCATTGCAGATTTTTCGGCAGATGGTGAATGATGGGGTTGAACCAAACTCGATCACCATTGCCAGTGTTGTTTCAGCCTGTACCAACTTGTCTTTGTCTCGACATGGTAAAGAGATCCATGCTTATTGTATAAAATCTGACGGATTGGACTCGGATGTGCTTGTCAGCAATTCACTGGTGGACTTCTATGCCAAATGCCGAGCTTTGGAGGTTGCTCGTAAAAAATTTAATAGAATCAAACAAAAGGACGTGGTATCTTGGAATGCAATGCTTGCTGGTTATGCACTTAGAGGTTTCCGTGAGGAGGCCGTTGAACTACTTAAAGAAATGGAGTCACAGGGAATTGAGCCTGATATTGTTACATGGAATGGACTCATTACTGGTTATACTCAGTTTGGAGATGGGAAGACAGCTCTTGAGTTCTTTTATAAGATGTATGAAActggaatttaccccaacatcACCACTATATCCGGTGCTCTTGCGGCTTGTGCCCATGTGAAGGAATTAAGACTAGGGAAAGAAATCCATAGTTTTGTTATGAGAAATGAGTTTGAGATGTCTACTGGTGTTGGGAGCGCTCTTATATCTATGTATTCTGGATGTGATCAGTTGGAACTTGCCTGTTCTGTATTCAATGAGCTTACCACAAGAGATGTGGTTATTTGGAATGCAATTATTGCTGCTTGTGCTCAGAAGGGGCAGGGGATTAGTGCATTGAACATGTTGAGAGACATGCAACTACGTAATGTGGAACCCAACATGGTCACAATGGTTTCGGTCCTCCCTGCTTGTGCAAGATTGGCAGCTCTGCGACAGGGCAAGGAGATTCATCAATTTATTATCAGGCATGAGCTTGATGCATGTAACTTTATATGGAATGCCCTCATTGACATGTATTGTCGATGTGGATCTATTAAAACAGCACGGAGAGTCTTTGATATGATGCCCCAGAGAGATTTGGTCTCTTGGAATGTGATGATTGCTGGATATGGGATGCATGGCTTTGGAATGGATGCTGTGAACCTTTTCCGCCATTTGAGAGTCACAGGGCTGAAGCCAAACCATTATACATTTACAAACCTTTTGTCTGCCTGTAGTCACTCGGGCTTGATTGATGAAGGCTGGGAATATTTTGAGATGATGAAATCAGAATATTCCTTGGAGCCTGCTGTGGAGCAATATGCTTGTATTGTAGATCTACTAGCACGTGCTGGTCAGTTTGATGAAACTATGACTTTCATTAAAGAGATGCCGTTAGAACCCAATTCAGCTGTTTGGGGTTCGTTGTTGGGTGCTTGTAGAATACACTGCAATCCTGAGCTTGCAGAGTATGCTGCAGGATTTCTTCTTGAACTTGAGCCACAGAATTCTGGGAACTACATACTCTTAGCGAACATCTACTCTGCAGCAGGTAGATGGGAGGATGCAGCAAGAATTAGGCGTTTGATGAGGGAACGGGGGGTAACGAAGCCCCCTGGTTGCAGTTGGATTGAGGTGAAACATAGAGTCCACAGTTTCATTGTTGGGGACACTACACACCCATTGATGGATGTTATACTTGCTAAAATGGATAGCTTGTATGCAGAGATCAAGGAGATTGGGTATGTTCCTGATACAAACTTTGTCCTCCAGGACTTGGAGGAAGATGAGAAGGAATACAGCCTCTGTGGGCACAGTGAGAAACTGGCTATAGCTTTTGGTTTGATCAGTACGCAGCCTGGGATCCCTTTGAGAATAATTAAGAACTTGAGGGTATGTGGGGACTGCCACTCTGCAACCAAGTTTATATCTAAAGTCACAGGTAGAGAGATTATAATGAGGGACTGTTACCGGTTTCATCACTTTGTCAACGGAGTATGCACATGTGGGGATTATTGGTAG
- the LOC122668319 gene encoding zinc finger protein 490-like encodes MDSANFKAISQQEELKFSIPDSCNLELPFISDSQVSSNSDSNSVDSSGFGFDPTVSVEYLDFLRAQLDFSDNDNVNATQAIDFLRNENVGFDGFLEFNSITQNTVQILHNDCNPETNVEMQKAKISGEVPTISIEVIQNKRPFKCSQSGCDKTFRNPQTLRLHYRTHFTNESLISRQWPDNNSVSQASKSGHNKKVPCRCPVCGRTCVGLYELRRHFGRKHSEGEKLHNCGKCGKKFYVEIDLKDHEKLCGERVECKCGSKFAFKCNLSAHKRTHPECVEDSVKT; translated from the coding sequence ATGGATTCTGCAAATTTTAAAGCAATCTCACAACAAGAAGAGCTGAAGTTCTCAATTCCTGATTCATGCAACTTGGAATTACCCTTCATCAGTGATTCTCAGGTAAGCTCAAATTCAGACTCTAACTCTGTTGACAGctctggttttggttttgatcctACTGTTTCTGTTGAATACTTGGATTTCCTTCGAGCCCAATTGGATTTTTCGGATAATGACAATGTGAATGCAACCCAAGCTATAGATTTTCTGCGAAATGAGAATGTgggttttgatgggtttttggAATTTAATTCCATTACCCAAAACACAGTTCAGATACTTCACAACGATTGCAATCCAGAAACGAATGTCGAAATGCAGAAAGCTAAGATTTCTGGAGAAGTCCCTACTATCTCTATTGAGGTGATTCAGAACAAGAGGCCATTCAAGTGTTCACAGTCTGGGTGTGACAAAACTTTTAGAAATCCACAAACCCTAAGACTCCATTACAGGACTCACTTCACTAATGAATCTCTTATTTCTCGGCAATGGCCTGATAATAATTCAGTGTCACAGGCATCTAAATCTGGACACAACAAGAAAGTTCCATGCCGGTGCCCTGTATGTGGCCGGACCTGTGTGGGTCTCTATGAACTTCGCCGGCATTTTGGCCGGAAGCACTCGGAAGGGGAGAAGCTGCACAATTGTGGGAAATGTGGGAAGAAATTTTATGTGGAAATAGACTTGAAGGATCATGAGAAGCTATGTGGTGAGCGTGTTGAATGCAAATGTGGCTCGAAATTTGCATTCAAATGTAACCTTTCAGCTCACAAGAGAACCCACCCTGAATGTGTTGAAGATTCTGTGAAAACTTAG